A region of Subtercola boreus DNA encodes the following proteins:
- a CDS encoding purine-nucleoside phosphorylase, which produces MSSAAALNPLDQPDSSPFDIAREAADQIAERSGIEKHDIALTLGSGWAKAADLIGETIATIPATEIVGFSAPAVVGHVGSLRSVRLPSGKHALVIGARTHYYESHGVRRVVHSVRTAAAAGAKVMILTNGAGGIRESWKPGSPVLISDHINLTADSPLEGATFIDLTDLYAKRLRDIARSVDAELDEGVYVQFRGPHYETPAEVQMAKAIGGHIVGMSTALEAIAAREAGMEVLGMSLITNLAAGIQKTPLSHKEVIEAGQQAEPVISALLARIVAAL; this is translated from the coding sequence ATGTCTTCTGCAGCAGCCCTGAATCCTCTCGACCAGCCCGACTCGAGTCCCTTCGACATCGCCCGCGAGGCAGCCGACCAGATCGCCGAGCGGAGCGGCATCGAGAAGCACGACATCGCCCTCACCCTCGGGAGCGGCTGGGCGAAGGCCGCCGATCTGATCGGTGAGACGATCGCCACCATCCCGGCCACCGAGATCGTCGGCTTCAGCGCGCCCGCCGTGGTCGGCCACGTCGGGTCGCTCCGTTCGGTGCGCCTGCCGAGCGGCAAGCACGCGCTCGTGATCGGCGCGCGCACGCACTACTACGAGAGCCACGGGGTGCGCCGCGTCGTGCACAGCGTGCGAACGGCGGCCGCGGCGGGCGCGAAGGTGATGATCCTCACCAACGGGGCCGGCGGCATCCGCGAGAGCTGGAAGCCGGGCAGCCCGGTGCTCATCAGCGACCACATCAACCTGACCGCCGACTCGCCCCTCGAGGGCGCCACCTTCATCGACCTGACCGATCTCTACGCGAAGCGCCTGCGCGACATCGCCCGGTCGGTGGATGCCGAACTCGACGAGGGCGTCTACGTGCAGTTCCGCGGGCCGCACTACGAGACGCCGGCCGAGGTGCAGATGGCCAAGGCGATCGGCGGCCACATCGTGGGCATGTCGACCGCCCTCGAGGCCATCGCAGCCCGTGAGGCGGGCATGGAGGTGCTCGGCATGTCACTCATCACGAACCTGGCGGCGGGCATCCAGAAGACGCCGCTCTCGCACAAGGAGGTCATCGAGGCCGGCCAGCAGGCCGAGCCGGTGATCAGCGCCCTCCTCGCCCGCATCGTGGCGGCCCTGTGA
- a CDS encoding phospho-sugar mutase: MSARGELATAAHAWIAQDPDEETRAELTALVAAAEGGDETAVSELADRFDGRLTFGTAGLRGAIAAGPKRMNRVLVAQAARGLADFLLERAAPGEVPSVVVGYDGRKNSQVFATDSAELLAGAGVRAILLPRLLPTPLVAFAVRHLGVSAGVMVTASHNPPNDNGYKVYLGGADEGSQIISPVDEEIQAHIVRVAAAGPITALPRSTDYELAPESVFEAYVTETAAVCWLPAAEIGAQPRTVYTALHGVGWETFSRVLGAAGFIEPDVVASQIRPDARFPTVAFPNPEEPGALDLAYAAARSGGAQLIIANDPDADRLAIAVPDKSTESGFRRLTGNEVGALLGWRAAEAYATSGANAPAAVDGSRPRPTLACSVVSSPALAAVARAYGLGFRETLTGFKWVSRVPGLIFGYEEALGYLVNPATVRDKDGISAAVALLALASDLAVDGFTLDDQLDRFSERFGHFGSAQISLRVTDLTFIQSVMQRLRAEPPRNIGGIDVAGIDDLAAGSAELPPSDILRIRLVDGSRIMVRPSGTEPKLKVYIDVSSDSGKLEKRKKSVALRLGALEAGMRELVS, from the coding sequence GTGAGTGCGCGCGGCGAACTCGCCACCGCCGCCCACGCCTGGATCGCGCAGGATCCCGACGAGGAGACCCGAGCCGAACTGACCGCGCTCGTCGCGGCAGCGGAAGGCGGAGACGAGACCGCGGTCTCCGAACTCGCCGACCGTTTCGACGGCCGGCTCACCTTCGGCACCGCCGGCCTCCGCGGGGCGATCGCAGCGGGCCCGAAACGCATGAACCGGGTGCTCGTGGCCCAGGCCGCCCGCGGGCTCGCCGACTTCCTGCTCGAACGCGCCGCCCCGGGCGAGGTGCCGTCGGTGGTGGTGGGGTACGACGGGCGCAAGAACTCGCAGGTCTTCGCCACGGATTCGGCCGAGCTGCTCGCCGGCGCCGGCGTCCGCGCCATCCTGCTGCCCCGCCTTCTGCCGACCCCGTTGGTCGCCTTCGCCGTGCGACACCTCGGCGTGAGCGCCGGCGTGATGGTCACCGCGTCGCACAACCCGCCGAACGACAACGGCTACAAGGTGTACCTCGGCGGTGCCGACGAGGGATCGCAGATCATCTCCCCCGTCGACGAAGAGATCCAGGCGCACATCGTGCGGGTGGCCGCGGCCGGGCCCATCACAGCGCTGCCGCGCTCGACCGACTACGAGCTGGCACCGGAATCGGTCTTCGAGGCATACGTCACCGAGACGGCGGCGGTGTGCTGGCTCCCGGCCGCTGAGATCGGGGCACAGCCGCGCACCGTCTACACCGCGCTGCACGGTGTCGGCTGGGAGACGTTCTCCCGTGTGCTCGGCGCGGCGGGCTTCATCGAGCCCGACGTGGTGGCGTCGCAGATCCGGCCGGATGCCCGGTTCCCCACGGTCGCGTTCCCGAACCCCGAGGAGCCCGGCGCCCTCGACCTCGCGTACGCGGCCGCACGGTCGGGCGGGGCCCAGCTCATCATCGCCAACGACCCCGACGCCGACCGTCTGGCCATCGCCGTGCCCGACAAGAGCACGGAATCGGGTTTCCGCCGGCTGACCGGCAACGAGGTGGGAGCGCTGCTCGGCTGGCGTGCCGCCGAGGCCTACGCGACGTCGGGCGCGAACGCTCCGGCTGCCGTCGACGGAAGCAGGCCGCGCCCGACTCTCGCCTGCTCCGTCGTCTCCTCCCCCGCCCTCGCGGCTGTCGCGCGTGCCTACGGCCTGGGCTTTCGCGAGACCCTCACCGGCTTCAAGTGGGTGTCGCGCGTGCCCGGCCTGATCTTCGGGTACGAGGAGGCGCTCGGCTATCTCGTCAATCCGGCGACCGTGCGCGACAAAGACGGAATCTCCGCAGCAGTCGCCCTGCTCGCGCTGGCAAGCGATCTCGCAGTCGACGGGTTCACTCTGGATGACCAGCTCGACCGATTCAGCGAGAGGTTCGGCCACTTCGGTTCCGCCCAGATCTCGCTGCGGGTCACCGACCTCACGTTCATCCAGAGCGTCATGCAGAGACTACGCGCCGAACCGCCCCGGAACATCGGCGGCATCGACGTGGCCGGCATCGACGATCTGGCCGCAGGGTCGGCGGAGCTCCCGCCGAGCGACATCCTCCGCATCCGGCTGGTCGATGGATCCCGCATCATGGTGCGCCCGAGCGGAACGGAGCCGAAGCTCAAGGTCTACATCGACGTCTCGAGCGACTCCGGCAAGCTGGAGAAGCGCAAGAAGTCAGTGGCGCTCCGCCTCGGCGCCCTCGAAGCGGGGATGCGCGAGCTGGTGTCGTGA
- a CDS encoding IclR family transcriptional regulator, with protein MTSDIPGPSSGFVQSLARGLSVIRVFSHETPRMTLSDIARATGLTRATTRRFLMTLIELGYVRSDGRDFALTAKVLELGFSYLSGITLPEVAQPHLEELSHTIGEATSAAILDGPDIVYVVRVPTHRIMTVGINLGTRLPAYATSMGRVLLAGLDPDALDDYLHHVKLQALTERTVVSESALIRELDRVRDAGWTVVDQELEPGLRSIAVPLRDESGTVVAAINISTAASSGTTDSVREKYLPALQAAATAISADLVLAERAERFGR; from the coding sequence GTGACGAGTGACATTCCGGGGCCGAGCAGCGGCTTCGTGCAGTCGCTCGCCCGCGGGCTGAGCGTCATCCGCGTCTTCTCCCACGAGACCCCGCGCATGACCCTCAGCGACATCGCGCGCGCCACCGGCCTCACCCGGGCGACCACCCGGCGCTTCCTGATGACACTGATCGAACTCGGCTACGTGCGGAGCGACGGGCGCGACTTCGCGCTCACCGCCAAGGTGCTCGAACTCGGTTTCAGCTACCTCTCGGGGATCACCCTGCCGGAGGTCGCGCAGCCACACCTCGAGGAGCTCTCGCACACGATCGGGGAGGCCACCTCGGCGGCCATCCTCGACGGGCCGGACATCGTCTACGTGGTGCGGGTTCCGACGCACCGCATCATGACGGTCGGCATCAACCTCGGCACACGGCTGCCCGCCTACGCGACATCCATGGGCCGGGTGCTGCTCGCGGGTCTCGACCCGGACGCGCTCGACGACTACCTCCACCATGTGAAGCTCCAGGCCCTCACCGAACGCACGGTCGTCTCGGAGAGCGCGCTGATCCGGGAGCTCGACAGGGTGCGGGACGCCGGCTGGACCGTCGTCGACCAGGAACTCGAGCCGGGCCTCCGTTCGATCGCCGTCCCGCTCCGCGATGAGAGCGGCACCGTGGTCGCCGCGATCAACATCTCTACGGCTGCGTCGTCGGGTACGACCGATTCGGTTCGCGAGAAGTATTTGCCCGCGCTGCAGGCCGCAGCCACGGCGATCTCAGCCGACCTGGTGCTCGCCGAACGGGCGGAGCGGTTCGGCCGGTAG
- a CDS encoding PTS sugar transporter subunit IIB, which translates to MKIVAICGAGVGTSGILKVNAERALARLDIEAEVSATDVASVAIAAADAQVILTSPEFVDRLGKTNADVIVVQNYFDVDELTAKLEAALG; encoded by the coding sequence ATGAAGATCGTGGCGATCTGCGGGGCCGGCGTGGGAACGTCGGGAATCCTCAAGGTGAATGCGGAGCGAGCACTGGCGCGGCTCGACATCGAGGCTGAGGTGAGCGCGACAGATGTGGCGAGTGTGGCGATCGCCGCGGCGGATGCGCAGGTCATCCTGACGTCGCCGGAGTTCGTCGACCGGCTCGGCAAGACGAACGCCGACGTGATCGTGGTGCAGAACTACTTCGACGTCGACGAGCTGACGGCAAAGCTCGAGGCTGCGCTGGGCTGA
- a CDS encoding PTS sugar transporter subunit IIA, producing MLALSDAGILLGRTAADWRGAVLLAGEGLEAAGFAAAPYGQRMVGMVEEFGAYIVIAPGLALAHARPGPDVVTSGMSVVTLTEPVVFGHPYNDPVSVVLGLAVITADEHVAGIAELANVFNDSSAIGRLAAARSVADVRAVFDVPGVSSFRERH from the coding sequence ATGCTCGCCCTCTCTGACGCGGGAATCCTGCTCGGCCGTACGGCGGCCGACTGGCGGGGTGCCGTGCTGCTCGCCGGGGAGGGGCTGGAGGCGGCCGGGTTCGCGGCGGCGCCGTACGGCCAGCGGATGGTCGGCATGGTCGAGGAGTTCGGTGCCTACATCGTCATCGCACCCGGGCTGGCACTTGCGCATGCCCGGCCGGGGCCCGATGTGGTGACGTCGGGGATGTCGGTGGTGACGCTCACCGAACCGGTGGTGTTCGGGCATCCGTACAACGACCCGGTGTCGGTTGTGCTCGGTCTGGCCGTCATCACGGCCGACGAGCACGTCGCGGGCATCGCAGAACTGGCGAATGTGTTCAACGATTCGTCGGCGATCGGCCGGCTCGCTGCGGCCCGCAGCGTGGCCGACGTTCGTGCGGTCTTCGATGTTCCGGGAGTATCGTCGTTCCGGGAAAGACACTGA
- a CDS encoding adenosine deaminase, with product MSDRGEEYFLSGTDISISSLPKVSLHDHLDGGLRAGTIVELSDAIGFDLPASTPDDLADWFETSAGSGSLVDYLKTFDVTIAVMQTREGLSRVAREFVQDLAADGVVYGEVRWAPEQHLASGLTLDQTVEAVQAGIEQGIDDARAEGRVIRVGQLITAMRHADRAMEIAELAVRHRDRGAVGFDIAGAELGFPAGNHRAAFDYLAQQYFPVTVHAGEADGLDSIRGALFDGRALRLGHGVRLAEDITIERQDDESTYVTLGGLSQWVKDREIALELSPSSNLQTGAIEKWGDDLSDHPFDLLYQLGFKVTVNTDNRLMSNTTISRELALLSDVFDYDLTDLETFQLNAAAATFLPLEDREELADVISEGFDEA from the coding sequence ATGTCAGACCGAGGCGAAGAGTATTTCCTGAGCGGAACCGACATCAGCATCAGCTCCCTGCCGAAGGTGTCGCTGCACGACCACCTCGACGGCGGCCTCCGTGCGGGAACGATCGTCGAGCTCTCCGACGCGATCGGCTTCGACCTTCCGGCGTCGACTCCGGATGACCTGGCCGACTGGTTCGAGACGAGTGCCGGATCGGGTTCGCTCGTCGACTACCTCAAGACGTTCGATGTGACGATCGCGGTCATGCAGACCCGAGAGGGCCTCAGCCGCGTCGCGCGCGAATTCGTCCAGGACCTGGCCGCCGACGGTGTCGTCTACGGCGAGGTGCGCTGGGCGCCCGAGCAGCACCTCGCGTCGGGCCTGACGCTCGACCAGACCGTGGAGGCCGTGCAGGCCGGCATCGAGCAGGGCATCGACGATGCGCGTGCGGAGGGCCGCGTCATCCGTGTCGGCCAGCTGATCACCGCGATGCGGCACGCCGATCGCGCCATGGAGATCGCCGAGCTCGCCGTGCGCCACCGCGACCGCGGGGCCGTGGGCTTCGACATCGCCGGCGCCGAACTCGGCTTCCCGGCGGGCAACCACCGTGCGGCGTTCGACTACCTCGCCCAGCAGTACTTCCCCGTGACCGTGCATGCCGGCGAGGCCGATGGCCTCGACAGCATCCGGGGCGCCCTCTTCGACGGTCGCGCCCTGCGGCTCGGGCACGGTGTGCGCCTGGCCGAGGACATCACCATCGAGCGCCAGGACGACGAGAGCACCTACGTGACGCTCGGCGGCCTCTCACAGTGGGTGAAAGACCGGGAGATCGCGCTCGAGCTCTCGCCGTCGTCTAACCTCCAGACGGGAGCGATCGAGAAGTGGGGTGACGATCTCTCCGATCATCCGTTCGACCTGCTCTACCAGCTCGGTTTCAAGGTGACAGTGAACACCGACAACCGGTTGATGAGCAACACCACGATCAGCCGTGAGCTCGCGCTGCTCTCCGACGTCTTCGACTACGACCTCACCGATCTCGAGACCTTCCAGTTGAACGCTGCCGCCGCCACGTTCCTTCCGCTTGAAGACCGTGAGGAGCTGGCTGATGTCATCTCCGAAGGTTTCGACGAAGCGTAG
- a CDS encoding IclR family transcriptional regulator yields MTGSPSTAGPDYAVPALDKALDVLELLASSDTGLSQAQIAAAIGRSATQIFRVLTLLERRGYLYRDAGTGVYLLSTMLFELAHRQEPLRSLIAAAQPPMRRLAEETRSSCNLSVLDAGRMRVVTQVVSPGDFGFQVRVGALFPVETTASGRVQLAFSGEGSAAAGHADLAEIRANGYLEHPDALQPGVTDIVFPVLSRERALAVLTVPYVATSFSERTSDFVRSRAAVAARQIGVDLLGGGS; encoded by the coding sequence ATGACCGGCTCACCGTCGACCGCGGGCCCCGACTACGCCGTGCCCGCGCTCGACAAGGCGCTCGACGTTCTCGAGCTGCTGGCATCGAGCGACACCGGGCTCAGCCAGGCGCAGATCGCCGCGGCGATCGGCCGGAGCGCCACCCAGATCTTCCGCGTGCTCACGCTGCTGGAGCGACGGGGCTACCTCTACCGCGACGCGGGCACCGGCGTCTACCTGCTCTCGACGATGCTGTTCGAGCTCGCGCACCGGCAGGAACCGCTCCGGTCGCTGATCGCTGCGGCGCAGCCCCCGATGCGGCGGCTGGCCGAGGAGACGCGGTCGTCGTGCAACCTCAGCGTGCTGGATGCCGGCCGGATGCGCGTGGTGACGCAGGTCGTGAGCCCGGGCGACTTCGGGTTCCAGGTGCGGGTGGGCGCGCTGTTCCCCGTCGAGACGACGGCGTCGGGGCGGGTGCAGCTGGCGTTCTCGGGCGAAGGTTCCGCGGCGGCCGGTCACGCCGACCTCGCGGAGATCCGGGCGAACGGCTACCTCGAGCATCCCGACGCGCTGCAGCCCGGCGTCACCGACATCGTGTTCCCGGTGCTCAGCAGGGAACGCGCGCTCGCGGTACTCACCGTGCCCTACGTCGCGACGAGCTTCAGTGAGCGCACGAGCGACTTCGTGCGCTCACGCGCCGCCGTCGCCGCCCGGCAGATCGGGGTCGATCTGCTCGGCGGCGGATCCTGA
- a CDS encoding adenosylhomocysteinase — MTETKNDLDAASGARRVEWIRSRMPLLAQAREDFERTRPFEGHRIGMSLHVEPKTAVLVETLAAGGAEIAGTGNHGSTQDDVVAYLNDLEVDGRRLTIFGRRDDDLVAHHANVGRVLDAQPSILLDNGGDLAAGIVARGGTASILGGTEETTSGGDRLRTELAGLVPFPVIVINDSLLKQIGENKHAVGQSVAESFMRITNLMVPGTRFVVVGYGWCGRGVAHYLRSLGGKVAVAEIDELKAFEAALDGFRVSTAVDLAPWADVIITATGRPGVVGAEVFDRMHDGAILANCGHFPWEIDVPALLASSVSSRAVDEAIDRIELPDGRHLVLLAQGRMFNLAGRSPKGNSIQSMDLGFLLQTLSLERIALAAASGSLPAGAQPVPDDIERTIARRMLTAMSASA, encoded by the coding sequence ATGACCGAAACGAAGAACGACCTCGACGCCGCATCCGGAGCCCGCAGGGTCGAGTGGATCCGCTCCCGCATGCCCCTGCTCGCCCAGGCCCGGGAGGACTTCGAGCGCACTCGTCCGTTCGAGGGCCACCGCATCGGCATGTCGCTCCATGTCGAGCCGAAGACGGCCGTGCTCGTCGAGACCCTCGCGGCCGGCGGTGCGGAGATCGCCGGTACGGGCAATCACGGCTCCACCCAGGACGATGTCGTCGCCTACCTGAACGACCTCGAGGTGGACGGTCGGCGCCTCACGATCTTCGGCCGGCGGGACGACGACCTCGTCGCGCACCACGCGAACGTCGGTCGCGTGCTCGACGCGCAGCCGAGCATCCTGCTCGACAACGGCGGTGACCTCGCGGCCGGGATCGTGGCGCGCGGCGGCACCGCGAGCATCCTGGGCGGCACAGAGGAGACGACCTCCGGCGGGGACCGGCTGCGCACCGAACTGGCAGGTCTCGTGCCGTTCCCCGTGATCGTGATCAACGACAGCCTGCTGAAGCAGATCGGCGAGAACAAGCACGCGGTCGGCCAGTCGGTGGCCGAGAGCTTCATGCGCATCACGAACCTGATGGTGCCGGGCACCCGGTTCGTCGTCGTCGGCTACGGCTGGTGCGGACGAGGCGTCGCCCACTATCTCCGCTCGCTCGGCGGCAAGGTGGCGGTCGCCGAGATCGACGAGCTGAAGGCGTTCGAGGCGGCGCTCGACGGGTTCCGGGTGTCGACCGCGGTCGATCTCGCGCCGTGGGCCGACGTGATCATCACCGCGACAGGCCGACCCGGTGTGGTGGGCGCGGAAGTCTTCGACCGGATGCACGACGGCGCCATCCTCGCGAACTGCGGCCACTTCCCGTGGGAGATCGACGTGCCGGCCCTCCTCGCGTCGAGCGTCTCGAGCCGGGCCGTCGATGAGGCGATCGACCGGATCGAGCTGCCGGACGGCCGCCATCTCGTGCTCCTCGCCCAGGGCCGCATGTTCAACCTCGCGGGTCGCTCACCCAAGGGCAATTCGATCCAGTCCATGGACCTCGGATTCCTGCTGCAGACGCTCTCGCTCGAACGCATCGCCCTGGCTGCGGCCTCGGGTTCGTTGCCGGCCGGTGCCCAGCCGGTGCCCGACGACATCGAGCGCACGATCGCGCGGCGCATGCTCACCGCGATGTCGGCGTCGGCATAG
- a CDS encoding nucleoside hydrolase yields the protein MPRKIILDCDPGHDDAIAILLAHGNPDVELVAVTTVVGNQTLEKVTRNALSVARVAGITGVPFAAGAARPLVRKVEVAESIHGESGLDGPVLPEPTITLDPRHAIDLIIDTIMAHEPGEITLVATAGLTNIAMAVRREPRIASRVREIVLMGGAYAGGNWSATAEFNIIIDPEAAHIVFNESWPLTMVGLDLTHQALATPAVAASIAEIDTAPARFVGELLEFFGETYREHQGFDSPPVHDPCAVAYVIDPSVMTTRRVPLDVELTGTLTLGMTVADFRAPAPDDCTTQVAVTLDHARFWALVTDALRRIGDPAP from the coding sequence ATGCCGCGCAAGATCATCCTCGACTGCGACCCCGGTCACGACGACGCCATCGCGATCCTGCTCGCGCATGGCAACCCCGACGTCGAACTGGTCGCCGTCACGACGGTGGTCGGCAACCAGACGCTCGAGAAGGTCACGCGGAACGCGCTCTCCGTGGCGCGCGTCGCAGGCATCACCGGCGTGCCGTTCGCGGCCGGCGCCGCGCGCCCGCTCGTGCGGAAGGTCGAGGTGGCCGAGAGCATCCACGGCGAATCCGGGCTCGACGGTCCGGTGCTGCCCGAGCCCACGATCACGCTCGACCCTCGGCACGCGATCGACCTCATCATCGACACGATCATGGCGCACGAGCCGGGCGAGATCACGCTCGTCGCGACCGCGGGCCTGACGAACATCGCGATGGCCGTGCGCAGGGAGCCCCGCATCGCCTCCCGCGTGCGCGAAATCGTGCTGATGGGCGGCGCCTACGCCGGCGGCAACTGGAGCGCGACGGCCGAGTTCAACATCATCATCGACCCCGAAGCCGCGCACATCGTATTCAACGAGTCGTGGCCGCTCACGATGGTCGGGCTCGACCTCACCCACCAGGCCCTCGCGACGCCAGCGGTCGCGGCATCGATTGCGGAGATCGACACAGCGCCTGCCCGCTTCGTCGGCGAACTGCTCGAATTCTTCGGCGAGACCTACCGCGAACACCAGGGCTTCGACTCGCCCCCCGTGCACGACCCCTGCGCCGTCGCCTACGTGATCGACCCCTCCGTCATGACCACCCGGCGCGTACCCCTCGACGTCGAACTCACCGGAACACTCACGCTCGGGATGACCGTGGCCGACTTCCGGGCGCCCGCTCCGGATGACTGCACCACCCAGGTCGCGGTCACCCTCGACCACGCGCGCTTCTGGGCCCTCGTCACCGACGCCCTCCGCCGCATCGGCGACCCCGCCCCGTAA
- a CDS encoding thymidine phosphorylase has translation MSIEAHDVVDLIRTKRDGGTLTTSQIDWMIDAYTRGYVEDAQMAAMAMAILLNGMGRPEIRDLTLAMIASGETMSFEGLGKTTVDKHSTGGVGDKITLPLMPLVASFGVAVPQLSGRGLGHTGGTLDKLESIPGWRASLSNEEMFQQLRDVGGVICAAGSGLAPADKKLYALRDITGTVEAIPLIASSIMSKKIAEGTAALVLDVKFGSGAFMQDIAKSRELAQTMVDLGNDAGVRTSALLTDMHRPLGLAIGNANEVRESVEVLAGGGPADVVELTLALASEMLALAGQPDADVAGALASGQAMDSWRAVIRAQGGDPDAALPVARETHTVLAQSSGVLLEQLALPFGIAAWRLGAGRARAEDPVQHAAGIDLHAKAGDTVVAGQPLFTLSADEPSRFERALEALDGAYAIGDPAEYVARGPLVAERIAPR, from the coding sequence ATGAGCATCGAAGCCCACGACGTCGTCGACCTGATCCGCACCAAGCGGGACGGCGGCACGCTGACCACCTCCCAGATCGACTGGATGATCGACGCCTACACCCGCGGCTACGTTGAAGATGCGCAGATGGCAGCCATGGCGATGGCGATCCTGCTGAACGGCATGGGTCGACCGGAGATCCGCGATCTCACGCTTGCGATGATCGCAAGCGGCGAGACCATGAGCTTCGAGGGGCTCGGCAAGACGACCGTCGACAAGCACTCGACCGGGGGCGTGGGCGACAAGATCACCCTGCCGCTGATGCCGCTCGTGGCCTCGTTCGGGGTCGCGGTGCCGCAGCTCTCCGGGCGCGGGCTCGGGCACACCGGTGGAACGCTCGACAAGCTCGAGAGCATCCCCGGCTGGCGGGCGTCGCTGTCGAACGAGGAGATGTTCCAGCAGCTGCGCGACGTCGGCGGCGTCATCTGTGCGGCGGGCAGCGGACTCGCGCCGGCCGACAAGAAGCTCTACGCCCTGCGGGACATCACCGGCACGGTCGAGGCGATTCCCCTGATCGCGTCGTCGATCATGTCGAAGAAGATCGCCGAGGGCACGGCCGCGCTGGTGCTCGACGTGAAGTTCGGCTCCGGTGCGTTCATGCAGGACATCGCCAAGTCGCGGGAGCTCGCGCAGACGATGGTCGACCTCGGCAACGACGCCGGGGTGCGCACGTCGGCGCTGCTGACCGACATGCACCGGCCGCTCGGGCTCGCGATCGGAAACGCGAACGAGGTGCGGGAGTCGGTCGAGGTGCTGGCCGGCGGCGGGCCCGCGGATGTGGTCGAGCTGACGCTCGCGCTCGCCTCCGAGATGCTCGCGCTCGCCGGGCAGCCCGACGCGGATGTCGCGGGAGCGCTCGCCTCGGGGCAGGCGATGGACTCGTGGCGGGCCGTGATCCGCGCGCAGGGCGGGGACCCGGATGCCGCGTTGCCTGTCGCCCGCGAGACGCACACCGTGCTGGCTCAGTCGTCGGGTGTGCTGCTCGAGCAGCTCGCCCTCCCGTTCGGCATCGCGGCCTGGCGGCTCGGTGCGGGGCGGGCACGGGCCGAGGATCCGGTGCAGCACGCGGCGGGCATCGACCTGCACGCGAAGGCCGGCGACACCGTTGTGGCCGGGCAGCCCCTGTTCACGCTGAGCGCCGACGAGCCTTCCCGTTTCGAGCGGGCCCTCGAGGCGCTCGACGGCGCCTACGCCATCGGCGACCCGGCCGAGTACGTGGCCCGCGGCCCCCTCGTGGCGGAGCGCATCGCCCCGCGCTGA
- a CDS encoding cytidine deaminase — MSSPEVDWDALRAVANEAATHAYVPYSHFPVGVAAIVDDGRIISGANVENASYGLTLCAECALVSSLHMTGGGKLVAFTCVDGQGGALMPCGRCRQLLYEHSAEGMLLETVSGIRTIDEVLPDAFGPRTLVEYSEATSGA; from the coding sequence ATGTCTTCACCCGAGGTCGATTGGGATGCCCTGCGAGCGGTTGCCAATGAAGCCGCCACGCACGCCTACGTTCCGTACTCGCACTTCCCTGTCGGCGTCGCGGCGATCGTCGACGACGGGCGGATCATCTCCGGCGCGAACGTCGAGAACGCCTCCTACGGTCTGACGCTCTGCGCCGAGTGCGCGCTGGTGTCGTCGCTGCACATGACGGGCGGCGGCAAGCTCGTCGCGTTCACCTGCGTCGACGGCCAGGGCGGGGCGCTGATGCCGTGCGGGCGCTGCCGCCAGCTGCTCTACGAACACAGCGCAGAGGGCATGCTGCTCGAGACCGTGTCGGGCATCCGCACGATCGACGAGGTGCTGCCCGACGCGTTCGGGCCGCGCACGCTTGTCGAGTACAGCGAGGCGACCAGCGGGGCCTGA